The sequence below is a genomic window from Oscillatoria sp. FACHB-1406.
AGGTAGGCATTTAATTGACTCGTTTGCCAATGACTGATACTCGATCGCGACTGACAACCGTATTGCCGGACTGTAGAGACGTTGTATACAACGTCTCTACAGGTTGTTAAGGACGTATTGTTTATCTTTCATCAGCAATAATATTGCATTGAATCAGCTTTTCCGTCATGTAATCGAGGTGTTTCCACCAAGTATAACCGCCGCTCCAACGTCTGAAAGGGAGGTGTCCGACGGGAGCGCGCAGACTGTAGTTAACAGATTTAAATTCACTGGGCGATTGATGGTTCGGCCAGCCGACGCGATCGCAAAATAAGTTATATTGTCGCCCTACGCTTTGATAAATTTGTGCCTGCACTTTAAAGCCAAATCGCCCCTTACTCGCCTGTTCCCACAATAAATCGAGCATCTTGATTTCTGCACAGGGGATGCGTTCGAGATCGTCGCTGCATAAATATTCGCTCGGGCGTTTCCCGGTTAGAGCGTATAAAATCCGTTGCGTTTCTTCATCCGCTTCTCGCCAGTGCTGGCGGCGCAAGTGCTGTTTAAGCGCGCTGTAGTCGCAGAGAATGGTTGCTTCAAGATCGCGGCTGGCGCGGGTTTGCGGTTTTTGGGAAGGGCTGAGTTCGGTGGTAATGAGATCGGGGTTGGGGGCGGGGGTGGGCGGAATCGAAGGGGGAGGGGCGACGGGGAAAACTCCGATTTCTCGCAAGACGGCGGCGGCGGAAGAACTGCGTTGTTTGAGCGAGGGTTGGACGAGGGCGTTAAGAATTTTGCTCAGTTGAGCGCTAATTTTGAGGTTGGGAGGGAGATGTTCGCGCCACGTCCAGCGTTCTGCGATCGCATCATACAAGCGATCGGGTTCCACGCCGGTTAATAAGTGCAGGCAAGTTACGCCTAATGCGTATAAATCGCTGGCTGGGAGAACTTTTCCGTGCAGTTGTTCGGGGGCCATATATCCCGGCGTTCCGACTGTCGTTGCGCCGCCCATAAGCGCGGTATCGGTGAGAAGGCGCGATACGCCAAAGTCGATTAGGACAAATTTACTATCGCTGTAGCGCAGAATAATATTGCTGGGTTTGATGTCGCGGTGGATGATGTTGCGATCGCTCACAAATTGTAAAACGGGGAGCAAATCTTTGAGCAGTTTCCAAGTTTGGGCTTCAGGATTGCCGCTTTGCTGCCACATTGCAGGGCTGGGCATTTCGCCTTCGATGTACTCTTGTACGAGATAGAGTTGTTCGTCTTGCTCGAAGTGCGCCAAGAGTGTAGGAATTTGCGGATGCGTGCCGAGTTGTTGCAAGAGTGAGGCTTCTTGTTGAAACAGCGCGATCGCTTTTTTGCGGATACCGGGACTGGTTTGTTGGAGGTAAAGTTGTTTGATGACGCAGTGCGGCGAAGTGGGAAGATCGCGATCGCGTCCTAAAAAAGTCCGTCCGAACCCGCCTTGCGCCAGTGCTTTTCCCGCAAAGTAACGCTCTTT
It includes:
- a CDS encoding GUN4 domain-containing protein — encoded protein: MYCLNPNCNNPGNNDRDRICCACGSSLFLKERYFAGKALAQGGFGRTFLGRDRDLPTSPHCVIKQLYLQQTSPGIRKKAIALFQQEASLLQQLGTHPQIPTLLAHFEQDEQLYLVQEYIEGEMPSPAMWQQSGNPEAQTWKLLKDLLPVLQFVSDRNIIHRDIKPSNIILRYSDSKFVLIDFGVSRLLTDTALMGGATTVGTPGYMAPEQLHGKVLPASDLYALGVTCLHLLTGVEPDRLYDAIAERWTWREHLPPNLKISAQLSKILNALVQPSLKQRSSSAAAVLREIGVFPVAPPPSIPPTPAPNPDLITTELSPSQKPQTRASRDLEATILCDYSALKQHLRRQHWREADEETQRILYALTGKRPSEYLCSDDLERIPCAEIKMLDLLWEQASKGRFGFKVQAQIYQSVGRQYNLFCDRVGWPNHQSPSEFKSVNYSLRAPVGHLPFRRWSGGYTWWKHLDYMTEKLIQCNIIADER